Below is a genomic region from Vibrio cortegadensis.
AACAGGCATCGCACTTAGTAAAACGCCTTGCCAAACAGAATCTTTCTCAAGTACAGCAAGCGGAATGGCAACTTTCTCGTTCAACTCTTCTGCGGAACAATGCTCAGCCAACTCAAGCTTATGCGCTACTGAATTTTCAAGAGTGGTGGCAACTGCCTGATGAGCAGTGGAAAGACTATCACCAATTAAGAGCAGAGCTATTAGAAGAGATGGCTCAATACTTTGAAGCAAGCCGTGAATTAGTGTTGGCTTCTGAACTTATGCCACAAGAGCAGCAAGCGGTGATTGCAGATCAAGTTTGGCGTAATCTCAACCAGTACTCACAGTATGAGATCACTTCGCTAATTGCTGAGCCAAATGAGTTCGTGTTAGATGGCTGGCTACAACTTGCTATCTATATGAAAACACTCAATGAAAATGTTCCTCAGCTTAAAAACACTCTGGAACACTGGTTAGCCGAAAATAGCGATCACCCTTCAGCGATCTACACTCCGCAAGCCATTCAAGAAATTTTAGAGTTAGAGATCGTACAACCCGTTAGCACCGCACTGCTATTGCCATTGTCAGGTAAATACGCGAAACAAGCTCAACTGGTTCGTGATGGATTTATCATGGCGATGATGGAAGATTCGAATCGAGATCCTAATGCGACACTGACCGTTCTTGATACCAATACTCAAACAGCTCAAGAGATCAAAGCGACTCTCGTCAATAACAACGTCGACTTTATCGTTGGTCCGCTGATTAAAAGTAATATCGAACGATTGCAGGAAGCGCAATCACACGTCGACAAACCGATCCCTGCTTTAGCGTTAAATATTCCTTCACAAATTGAGAATGGAACTGACATTTGCTACCTAACCTTGTCACCGGAACAAGAGGTTGCCCAAGCGGCAAAACACCTGTTTACTCAAGGCTATCAGTATCCATTAATCTTAGCGCCTAAAGGTAAGCTAGGAAGTCGAGTGCTCAACGCATTCGAGACTGAGTGGAAAAAATACAGCAAAAACAAGGTCGCAGTGAGCTTTTTCGGTGATAAGCGCCAACTGCAACGAAATATCAATTCGGTTTTCGGTCTACAAGAGAGCCAGCAGCGCATCGCTCAAATGGACGCTTTGTTGAATTTAGATATGGAGACTCAAGCCCGCAGTCGTCGTGATATCGACTCTGTCTATATTGTGGCAAAGGGTTCTGAGCTAACCTTGATTAAGCCTTTCATTGAAGTTGCGGTTAACCCTGACACAAAACAACCTAAGCTATTTTCTAACTCAAGCAGTCACAGTGGCAAAAAGCAGTATGAAGATCTTACAGGCGTGATTTATAGTGATATTCCAATGCTAATCAGTGATGACAGTAAACTTGAAGCTCAATTAGACACATTATGGCCTAAACACTTGAACCCTGAAAAACGTCTTCAAGCCCTTGGAATGGACGCGTATCAATTGATGGGGGAACTCCCACAAATGAAAGTGGTCGATAACTACAGCATTCAAGGTAAGACAGGCGTTCTGAGTATTAACGAGCAATGTGTTGTGCAAAGCGAAATTAGCTGGGCAGAACATGGGGCTCTTTAGCCGCCGTCAGATAGGAAACCAATATGAAGCTCTGGCAAAAAAGCATTTATGCAGCCAGGGCTTAACTTTTGTCGAACAAAATTTCACAGCGAAATGTGGCGAAATCGATCTTATAATGCGAGATCAGCAAACGATCATATTTGTCGAAGTAAAGTTTCGCAAAAACACTCACTATGGTCATGCGGCTGAAATGGTGACACCAAAAAAAATGCACAAGCTGATAAAAACAGCACATTTATGGTTGCTACAACAGAACCTTTCAGTTCATTCAACTAACTTTCGTTTTGATGTTGTTGCTATTGAAAATAATAGCCACAATATTGATTGGATAAAAAACGCTATTACCCAAGGATAATCGATGCTAGACAGCATTAAAGAAAGCTTTACAGAAAGTATTCAAATTCAAATTGCAGCAGCAGAAGCGCTACCCGATGCCATTACTCACGCAGCACAAGCGATGGTCGCAAGTTTGCTCAATGGTAACAAAGTGCTTTGCTGTGGTAACGGTGGTTCAGCCTCAAACGCACAACAGTTCGTTTCATGCCTACTGAATCGCTTTGAAACAGAGCGTCCAAGCTTACCTGCAATGGCGCTTACAGCTGACACAACCACGCTTACCGCTGTCGCTAATGATTACCACTATGAAGAAATTTTCTCGAAGCAAGTAAGAGCTTTTGGACAACCGGGTGATTTGCTACTCGCTATTTCAACTAGCGGTAACAGCAAAAATATCATCAAAGCAATGGAAGCGGCTGTAACTAGAGATATGACTATCATTGCTTTTACAGGCAAAGATGGGGGAGAAATGGCTGGCCTACTTGGCGAACACGATGTTGAAATCAGAATACCATCTCATCGTACCGCTCGAATTCACGAAGTTCATATGGTCACATTGCATTGCTTATGCGATCTTGTCGATCAAGTTCTTTTTCCCG
It encodes:
- a CDS encoding YraN family protein yields the protein MGLFSRRQIGNQYEALAKKHLCSQGLTFVEQNFTAKCGEIDLIMRDQQTIIFVEVKFRKNTHYGHAAEMVTPKKMHKLIKTAHLWLLQQNLSVHSTNFRFDVVAIENNSHNIDWIKNAITQG
- a CDS encoding penicillin-binding protein activator, whose product is MAMMNHKRISVPRLLTPIALAITLAACSSKPAAPTYVDITLDPTQSAQSYIMQADSTQGSLQNDWLIMGLKAAIRAQNSEQASHLVKRLAKQNLSQVQQAEWQLSRSTLLRNNAQPTQAYALLNFQEWWQLPDEQWKDYHQLRAELLEEMAQYFEASRELVLASELMPQEQQAVIADQVWRNLNQYSQYEITSLIAEPNEFVLDGWLQLAIYMKTLNENVPQLKNTLEHWLAENSDHPSAIYTPQAIQEILELEIVQPVSTALLLPLSGKYAKQAQLVRDGFIMAMMEDSNRDPNATLTVLDTNTQTAQEIKATLVNNNVDFIVGPLIKSNIERLQEAQSHVDKPIPALALNIPSQIENGTDICYLTLSPEQEVAQAAKHLFTQGYQYPLILAPKGKLGSRVLNAFETEWKKYSKNKVAVSFFGDKRQLQRNINSVFGLQESQQRIAQMDALLNLDMETQARSRRDIDSVYIVAKGSELTLIKPFIEVAVNPDTKQPKLFSNSSSHSGKKQYEDLTGVIYSDIPMLISDDSKLEAQLDTLWPKHLNPEKRLQALGMDAYQLMGELPQMKVVDNYSIQGKTGVLSINEQCVVQSEISWAEHGAL
- a CDS encoding phosphoheptose isomerase; amino-acid sequence: MLDSIKESFTESIQIQIAAAEALPDAITHAAQAMVASLLNGNKVLCCGNGGSASNAQQFVSCLLNRFETERPSLPAMALTADTTTLTAVANDYHYEEIFSKQVRAFGQPGDLLLAISTSGNSKNIIKAMEAAVTRDMTIIAFTGKDGGEMAGLLGEHDVEIRIPSHRTARIHEVHMVTLHCLCDLVDQVLFPAHEE